GGAAGAGGTAGGCAGCAGATGCACAGGTGCACTAGTGGCAGGAGACAGGGCAGCAGCAGGTGTCGGGGCGTGGCCCAGAGCTAGCCAAGAATCTGGCCGAGTGGAAGCTGCTGGTAACGTCTCCGCAGGCAACGGCACATAGACCTTACGCCGAGACGGCACTGGGCGAGCAGCTCGGCCTCTAGCCACAGCAACGTTGGCGCGAGTCAGTTGACGCGAAATCATAAGGCTACCCATGGCACAACCCACGACGATCGCACCGCACGTCCAAACCACTGGATCTTGAGTTGGGGAGAACGATGACTTAAGCTGCTGAGTTGACGCTGGCACTTTGCTCTCTGGGGATGTAGTCGTAAAGGGTTGCAGGTCAGACATTGAGAACTCACTGGCAGAGGACTCAGTGACAGCCGGGGGTATGACAACAACCGAAGGGCTTTGAGGCACTCTGTCAACAGCACTCGGTATACGGTGGCTTGAGGCGACTGCCGTAGGGATAATGACACGCACTGTAGGCGATGGCTTTACTGCCACAACAGATTTTGGACTCAAGAGATAACTGCCAGCCGCTGCTGCCAAGGTCAGCGCAACAATAGCTGCTCCAGTACAAGCTCCAATAGGATGCAAAATCAGGCGACGGACGATCGCCACACACTCCTTAGTCACCATATTAGTCACCATAGAACCGCCCTCTGCTCGACTAACCATGCAGCAACTCCCTAGTCATGAATTAATGTAAACAAGTCAGTTCGCCAGCCATGCGACCAACCAGCAGCAACTTAGAAGCAACCCCTCAACAAATAACCCCCTCGGTGATAGGGCCAACAAGTAATACTAACGCTCTGAGTAGCCAGCGGCATAACCCACCAGTTCGTAGTGAAGGACTCAAGTTCTGACTACAAGCTATCCGTAGCCGTAGCATGGAGAAGTAGCCTAACCTGTAAACCAGTCCCTAACGCTAGCAAGAGCAGACAGGTTTGTAAACAACCCACCGCTACCTATTAAGAACCAATAGATCACTAGTACAACCCCACAATAGTACATCGTGCTGTACTATTCTGACCAGCCCCATTTATGTTAAGTTATGCAGATTTCAGCAACCGACCACTATTGGCTCCGTAATGCCCATGTTCCCGCGCCCTTGCTGACATCTTCGCTGGCTGAACTCCCCCACCTTCACCTCCACGACAACCTGTGTAGTCTTGACTTAGAAATTCACCATGGCATCATCCACAATATTGTGCCTGCTCAACTAGCAACCGAATCAGATTTCCCAGCCGTTCCTTGCCATGATCTGCGGGGTGGCATTGTCTTCCCCTGTTTTGTAGATATGCACACCCATTTGGATAAGGGTCATATTTGGCCACGGGCTGCAAATCCAGATGGCACCTTTGCTAGCGCTATGGCGGCTGTGCAGCAAGACTCTGAGGCTCATTGGACAGCAGAGGATGTTTATCGCCGTATGGACTTCGGGCTGCGCTGTAGCTATGCCCATGGCACTCAAGCCATTCGTACCCACATAGACTCGTCGGGAGAGCAGGCCGCTATTAGCTTTGGGGTGGTGGAGGCCTTGCAACAAATTTGGGCCGATCGCCTGACGATTCAAGCTGCTTGTCTGATCCCCATGGAGGCATTTCTAACGCCAATGGGAGAACAATTGGCCGATCGCCTAGCTGCTCTGGATGGTGGAGTTCTAGGGGGATTGGTACTCATGCACCCAGAATTAGACCAGCAGCTCGATCGCGCCTTGCAATTGGCGGCTGAACGCCAACTCGATGTGGATTTTCACGCCGATGAAACCCTAGACCCAACGTCTAATGCCCTCCGTCATATTGCTAAGGCAGCGATTCGCAATCAGTTCCCTGGGCGCATCACCTGCGGCCACTGCTGTAGCCTATCCACTCAAGCCCCACAGGTAGTAGAGGAAACCCTACAGTTACTGCAACAAGCCGCGATCGCCATTGTTAGCCTACCCATGTGTAACCTGTATTTGCAAGACCGCCAAGCCCATCGCACCCCTCGCTATCGGGGAGTCACCTTGATTCAAGAGTTGCAGCAGGCAGGCATTCCTGTAGCGATCGCCAGCGACAATTGCCGTGATCCCTTCTATGCCTACGGCGATCATGACATGCTAGAAGTGCTGACCATGGCAGTGCGCATTGCCCAGCTAGATGCACCCTATGGGGACGTAGCGGCAATGGTTAGCCAAACTCCAGCCCAGATGATGGGACTAGACACCATCGGGCAAATCTACATCGGCGCACCGGCTGACTTGGTGATCTTTCGTGCCCGTAGCTTCAGTGAGCTGTTCTCGCGCTCTCAGCACGATCGCATCGTATTGCGTCGAGGACGGGCGATCGACACCACCTTGCCCGACTATGCCGACCTAGACAACCTGTAGAATGGTCTATACCCTCCCTAGATAGCATCCATTAGCCCATGTTTGCCATTCCCCTTGCTTGGTTGCAACTCCTGCGCGAGCGCACCCGCCTGCTCGTTGCGCTGGCAGGCATTGGCTTTGCCGTCATCCTCATGTTTATGCAGCTAGGGTTTCGAGATGCCCTATTTGAAAGTGCCATTACCCTGCACAAAAGTTTACAAGGGGATATTTTTCTCATTAGCCCCCAATCAAATGCCCTAATCGCCATGCGCAGTTTCTCAGAGCGACGGTTGTTTCAAGCAAGGGGCTATGACGGTGTGGATTACGTGAGTCCAATTTATCTGGACTTTCGCCTGTGGAAAAATCCCCAAACTCGTCGCACTAGAGGCATCATGGTGATTGGCACCAACCCCGATGACCCCGTGTTTGACTTACCTGCCTACGATCGAGACCCTCTCACTGGAGCCATTCAACCGGTCAAATTCCAGTCGTTGCTGCAAAAGGTTAAAATCCCTGATCAGGTGTTGTTTGACAAAGACTCTCGTCCAGAATTCATCCCCATCATCGACCCAAAATCCAACACCAAGGTGCTGGACTGGTTCCGAGATGGCACCATGCTCACCACAGAAGTTGGCGGACGGCGGGTAACCGTTGCTGGGCTATTTAAGATGGGTGCTTCCTTTGGTGCAGACGGCAATATTATCACCAGTTACTTAAACTTCATCCGCATTTTTAACAGTCGCAAGCGCGGCATTATTGATGTTGGCCTAGTCAAGCTCAAACCAGGGGCTGATGGGCAACAAGTCTTGGCTGCTATGCGGGGTGAGGCTCCTCCACCTCCTAAAAATTGGTTAGGTCAATCTCCCCAGCCAGAAACACGGCTGTTGACCTGCAAGGATTTTGAACATGTTTCAGCCGCTGGAGCCTTGCCCAAAGATGTGTGCGTGTTGTCTAAGGCAGAGTTTGCGGAGTTTGAACGCAGCTACTGGCAAAATAGTACGGCGATCGGCTTCATCTTTGGCCTCGGTACCGCCATGGGCTTTGTGGTTGGCAGCGTCATCGTCTACCAAATTCTCTACACCGACGTTACCGATCACCTGCCTGAATATGCCACCCTAAAAGCCATGGGCTATCGCAACCTCTACCTCACGGGTGTTGTGTTTCAAGAAGCGCTGATTTTGGCAGTGTTAGGCTACATCCCCGGTTTTGTCTTGTGCCTGGGGCTGTATAACCTCACCCAGAATGCCACCTCACTACCGATCGTCATGACCGCCGAGCGTGCCGTGCTGGTATTTATCTTGACACTGCTCATGTGCATCATTTCCAGCATCATTGCCATTCGTAAAGTCCAATCTGCTGACCCAGCGGAAATCTTCTAGCAGGGTAGACTACTCATCTACAGTCAATCTAGTTGCAGCCAAGCCAACCCACCATGACTAGCCTAGTTCAAATCCCCGATGACTTGCTCTACCCCTCCAGCGATGGTAACCCTATGGCTGAAAACACCCTTCAGTATCGCTGGATAGTCATGATCAAGGAAAATCTAGAAATTCTGTTTGCCAAAGATCCCCATGTTTTCATCGCAGGTGACCTACTCTGGTATCCTATCCAAGTCAGCGAAATTCCTGTTCACGAGACCAGGGCACCCAGCCAAGCACCAGATGTCATGGTCGTATTTGGGGTGAATAAGGGCGACAGACCCTCCTACAAGCAGTTCAGAGAAAACAACATTCCTCCCCAAGTCGTGTTTGAAATTCTCTCTGAAAGTAACAGGACTGCTAAGGGACGAGAAGCCATGCAGCAAAAATTTGAGTTTTATCAGCGGTATGGTGTGGAGGAATATTATGTCTATGATCCGGATGAGCGAGTGCTGCAAGGTTGGCAACGACAAGGACAGGAACTGGTACCCATTCCCACTATGAACCAGTGGGTGAGTCCCCGCTTGGGCATTCGGTTTGAATGGCAGCCAGGACAGGAACTGGTTCTTTACTACCCCGATGGTCGCCGATTCTTGAGTTCTATTGAACTAGCAGAGCAGGCCGAGTTAGCCCAGCGACAGGCTGCCCTAGCCCAGCAACAGGCTGCCCTAGCCCAGCAACAGGCTGAATTGGCTCAACAGCGGGAACAGACAGAGCGACAACGGGCTGAGTACGAGCGATCGCAAAAGGAGTTAGCCCAACAACGAGCCGAGCAACTAGCCGCCTATCTACGGTCGATCGGGATTAATCCTGATGAAATTCCCCCACCGTAAGTGACTACTTGTGGCAAAGTGACTAGCAAGGTGACTACTTGTGGCGAGAGGAATTGAGGGTAAGGGCAACTGCTAACGAAATCAAGCGGGCTGCTGGTCTGTTCACAAAAACTGTCTAGAGTGTTGTAACCCTCAGTTTTGCATTTACCCACAGCCCTAGCAAACTGATGCACAGCGCTTTTTAAGCGTTATGGGTTGTAGCCCTCAGTTTGCCTTTACCCCCAGCCTGCGATCGCTGCTTGTGCCAAAACAACCCTAACCCTGTGGCCACAACCATCCCCAAGGTTGTCGTTGGCTCTGGTATAGCTGCGGTTCCTGCTTGCAAAGACTTGACTGAACCCACAAAAAGGGTTGAGCAATCGGATGTTGAGAACAGGGGCGACTTACAATTGACGTAGTAAAAGCTCCGCACCTCTGTATTGGGGAAGCGATCGGGCAAGCT
The Cyanobacteriota bacterium genome window above contains:
- a CDS encoding cytosine deaminase, which translates into the protein MQISATDHYWLRNAHVPAPLLTSSLAELPHLHLHDNLCSLDLEIHHGIIHNIVPAQLATESDFPAVPCHDLRGGIVFPCFVDMHTHLDKGHIWPRAANPDGTFASAMAAVQQDSEAHWTAEDVYRRMDFGLRCSYAHGTQAIRTHIDSSGEQAAISFGVVEALQQIWADRLTIQAACLIPMEAFLTPMGEQLADRLAALDGGVLGGLVLMHPELDQQLDRALQLAAERQLDVDFHADETLDPTSNALRHIAKAAIRNQFPGRITCGHCCSLSTQAPQVVEETLQLLQQAAIAIVSLPMCNLYLQDRQAHRTPRYRGVTLIQELQQAGIPVAIASDNCRDPFYAYGDHDMLEVLTMAVRIAQLDAPYGDVAAMVSQTPAQMMGLDTIGQIYIGAPADLVIFRARSFSELFSRSQHDRIVLRRGRAIDTTLPDYADLDNL
- a CDS encoding FtsX-like permease family protein yields the protein MFAIPLAWLQLLRERTRLLVALAGIGFAVILMFMQLGFRDALFESAITLHKSLQGDIFLISPQSNALIAMRSFSERRLFQARGYDGVDYVSPIYLDFRLWKNPQTRRTRGIMVIGTNPDDPVFDLPAYDRDPLTGAIQPVKFQSLLQKVKIPDQVLFDKDSRPEFIPIIDPKSNTKVLDWFRDGTMLTTEVGGRRVTVAGLFKMGASFGADGNIITSYLNFIRIFNSRKRGIIDVGLVKLKPGADGQQVLAAMRGEAPPPPKNWLGQSPQPETRLLTCKDFEHVSAAGALPKDVCVLSKAEFAEFERSYWQNSTAIGFIFGLGTAMGFVVGSVIVYQILYTDVTDHLPEYATLKAMGYRNLYLTGVVFQEALILAVLGYIPGFVLCLGLYNLTQNATSLPIVMTAERAVLVFILTLLMCIISSIIAIRKVQSADPAEIF
- a CDS encoding Uma2 family endonuclease — translated: MTSLVQIPDDLLYPSSDGNPMAENTLQYRWIVMIKENLEILFAKDPHVFIAGDLLWYPIQVSEIPVHETRAPSQAPDVMVVFGVNKGDRPSYKQFRENNIPPQVVFEILSESNRTAKGREAMQQKFEFYQRYGVEEYYVYDPDERVLQGWQRQGQELVPIPTMNQWVSPRLGIRFEWQPGQELVLYYPDGRRFLSSIELAEQAELAQRQAALAQQQAALAQQQAELAQQREQTERQRAEYERSQKELAQQRAEQLAAYLRSIGINPDEIPPP
- a CDS encoding PEP-CTERM sorting domain-containing protein (PEP-CTERM proteins occur, often in large numbers, in the proteomes of bacteria that also encode an exosortase, a predicted intramembrane cysteine proteinase. The presence of a PEP-CTERM domain at a protein's C-terminus predicts cleavage within the sorting domain, followed by covalent anchoring to some some component of the (usually Gram-negative) cell surface. Many PEP-CTERM proteins exhibit an unusual sequence composition that includes large numbers of potential glycosylation sites. Expression of one such protein has been shown restore the ability of a bacterium to form floc, a type of biofilm.), whose amino-acid sequence is YFGQDPAIHFTYNVAGHTFESIGSINGGYSYVYLQLPTRYLFEVTGYTDPAKTRYVSTAFDLWDYNGDALSYPTPLASLPDRFPNTEVRSFYYVNCKSPLFSTSDCSTLFVGSVKSLQAGTAAIPEPTTTLGMVVATGLGLFWHKQRSQAGGKGKLRATTHNA